A window of Longispora fulva contains these coding sequences:
- a CDS encoding TldD/PmbA family protein, with translation MTNLLVEQVLDLVGGRAEADVHVDDAVLSLTRFANSFIHQNVSDRAVTVRLRLHLDGRTAGGTTTITDPAALAEFVERTIAAAKLCPPDPTWPGLTPPTAPTGTGNYDRATAEADPASRAGAVRAFVDAAGGLSTAGYCRTTASTVTYGNTAGHVLTGAISSAAMDGIARAPGSDGVARWSGVSLDGLDGGRLGAVAAAKARAGVDPVELPPGRYEVVLERGAVQDLLLFLSTYAFNGKAVAEGRSCLRTGEAQFDPALTLLEDPVGPLSVGTPFDLDGTPRDTRWLIREGVSQGPLHDRRTAAAAGAASTGSAVTDSERWGPRPSHLSLATGATPEVRSDGPVSDDSVGGLIGGVSRGLLVTDFWYTRVLDPRSLVVTGLTRNGVWLIEDGVITRPVRNLRFTQSYPEALAPGAVLGIGSVAESTPVSWSLESVTAPGLRLGSWNFTGGASG, from the coding sequence ATGACGAACCTCCTTGTCGAGCAGGTGCTCGACCTGGTCGGGGGCCGCGCGGAGGCCGACGTGCACGTCGACGACGCCGTCTTGTCCCTGACCCGGTTCGCGAACTCGTTCATCCACCAGAACGTCTCCGACCGGGCCGTCACCGTGCGGCTCCGGCTGCACCTGGACGGCCGGACCGCCGGCGGCACCACCACGATCACCGACCCGGCGGCGCTCGCCGAGTTCGTGGAGCGGACCATCGCCGCGGCCAAGCTGTGCCCGCCGGACCCGACGTGGCCGGGGCTCACCCCGCCGACCGCGCCGACCGGCACCGGCAACTACGACCGGGCCACGGCGGAAGCCGACCCGGCGAGCCGGGCCGGGGCGGTCCGGGCGTTCGTGGACGCGGCCGGCGGCCTGTCCACCGCCGGGTACTGCCGGACCACCGCCAGCACGGTCACGTACGGCAACACCGCCGGCCACGTGCTGACCGGGGCCATCTCCTCGGCGGCCATGGACGGCATCGCCCGGGCGCCGGGCTCCGACGGGGTCGCCCGGTGGAGCGGCGTCTCCCTCGACGGCCTCGACGGTGGCCGGCTCGGTGCGGTCGCCGCGGCCAAGGCCCGCGCCGGCGTGGACCCGGTCGAACTCCCGCCGGGCCGGTACGAGGTCGTGCTGGAGCGCGGCGCGGTACAGGACCTGCTGTTGTTCCTGTCCACGTACGCGTTCAACGGCAAGGCCGTGGCGGAGGGCCGGTCGTGCCTGCGCACCGGCGAGGCACAGTTCGATCCGGCGCTGACGCTGCTCGAGGACCCGGTCGGGCCGCTGTCGGTGGGCACGCCGTTCGACCTGGACGGGACGCCGCGCGACACCCGGTGGCTGATCCGGGAGGGCGTCTCCCAGGGTCCGCTGCACGACCGGCGCACGGCGGCGGCGGCCGGCGCGGCGAGTACCGGCAGCGCCGTCACGGACAGCGAGCGCTGGGGCCCGCGCCCCTCGCACCTGTCCCTGGCGACCGGAGCCACCCCCGAGGTGCGCTCGGACGGCCCGGTGTCGGACGACTCGGTCGGCGGCCTGATCGGCGGGGTGAGCAGGGGTCTGCTGGTCACTGACTTCTGGTACACCCGGGTGCTCGACCCGCGCAGCCTGGTCGTCACGGGCCTGACCCGCAACGGCGTCTGGCTGATCGAGGACGGCGTGATCACCCGTCCGGTGCGCAACCTCCGGTTCACCCAGTCCTACCCGGAGGCCCTGGCCCCCGGTGCCGTGCTGGGGATCGGATCGGTCGCCGAGTCCACGCCGGTCAGTTGGTCGTTGGAGTCGGTGACCGCGCCGGGACTGCGCCTCGGGTCCTGGAACTTCACCGGCGGCGCGTCCGGGTAA
- a CDS encoding fumarate reductase/succinate dehydrogenase flavoprotein subunit, which translates to MTNIEKYQYDVVVIGAGGAGLRAAIEARLAGKKTAIISKSLFGKAHTVMAEGGAAASMGNVNSKDNWMVHFRDTMRGGKFLNHYRMAELHAKEAPARIWELETYGALFDRTPDGKISQRNFGGHEYPRLAHVGDRTGLEMIRTLQQKIVSLQQEDFAATGDYDSHIRVFHETTITELLLTDGKISGAFGYVRESGEFLLFETPAVILATGGIGRSYKVTSNSWEYTGDGHALALRAGGTLVNMEFLQFHPTGMVWPPSVKGILVTESVRGDGGILKNSEGKRFMFDYVPDVFRKQYAETPEEADRWYKDPDNNRRPPELLPRDEVARAINSEVKAGRGTKAGGVYLDIASRLPAEEIRKRLPSMYHQFKELADVDITAEPMEVGPTCHYVMGGVEVDPDSAQARVPGLFAAGEVSGGMHGSNRLGGNSLSDLLVFGKRAGEHAAAHATAHGPATVAQADVDAAVAHALSPFGNDGENPYALQHELQEVMGDLVGIIRTAAELESAIERLAVIREKVGRVKATGGRRYNPGWHLALDLRNMLVVSECTARAALERTESRGGHTREDFGKMDANWRKVNLICSLDGDKVALNPQPLPPMPHELLSLFDTSELKKYMTAEELEGLTDGN; encoded by the coding sequence ATGACCAACATTGAGAAGTACCAATATGACGTGGTCGTGATCGGCGCCGGCGGCGCGGGTCTGCGCGCGGCCATCGAGGCGCGACTGGCCGGCAAGAAGACGGCGATCATCTCGAAGTCGCTGTTCGGCAAGGCGCACACCGTCATGGCCGAGGGAGGCGCGGCTGCCTCGATGGGCAACGTGAACTCCAAGGACAACTGGATGGTGCACTTCCGGGACACCATGCGGGGCGGGAAGTTCCTGAACCACTACCGGATGGCCGAGCTGCACGCCAAGGAGGCTCCGGCCCGGATCTGGGAACTGGAGACCTACGGCGCGCTGTTCGACCGCACCCCGGACGGCAAGATCTCGCAGCGCAACTTCGGCGGGCACGAGTACCCGCGGCTCGCGCACGTCGGCGACCGCACCGGCCTGGAGATGATCCGCACCCTGCAGCAGAAGATCGTGTCCCTGCAGCAGGAGGACTTCGCCGCGACGGGTGACTACGACTCGCACATCCGGGTGTTCCACGAGACCACGATCACCGAGCTGCTGCTGACCGACGGAAAGATCTCGGGCGCTTTCGGGTACGTCCGCGAGTCCGGCGAGTTCCTGCTCTTCGAGACGCCGGCGGTCATCCTGGCCACCGGCGGGATCGGCCGGTCCTACAAGGTCACGTCGAACTCGTGGGAGTACACCGGCGACGGGCACGCGCTCGCGCTGCGGGCCGGCGGCACCCTGGTCAACATGGAGTTCCTCCAGTTCCACCCGACCGGCATGGTCTGGCCGCCGTCGGTCAAGGGCATCCTGGTCACCGAGTCGGTGCGCGGTGACGGCGGGATCCTGAAGAACTCCGAGGGCAAGCGGTTCATGTTCGACTACGTCCCGGACGTCTTCCGCAAGCAGTACGCGGAGACGCCCGAGGAGGCGGACCGCTGGTACAAGGACCCGGACAACAACCGGCGGCCCCCGGAGCTGCTGCCCCGCGACGAGGTGGCCCGGGCGATCAACTCCGAGGTCAAGGCCGGGCGCGGCACGAAGGCCGGCGGCGTGTACCTGGACATCGCCAGCCGACTGCCCGCCGAGGAGATCCGCAAGCGGCTGCCCTCGATGTACCACCAGTTCAAGGAGCTGGCGGACGTCGACATCACGGCCGAGCCGATGGAGGTCGGCCCGACCTGCCACTACGTAATGGGTGGCGTCGAGGTCGACCCCGACTCCGCGCAGGCCCGCGTTCCCGGCCTGTTCGCGGCCGGCGAGGTGTCCGGCGGCATGCACGGCTCCAACCGGCTCGGCGGCAACTCGCTGTCCGACCTGCTGGTGTTCGGCAAGCGGGCCGGCGAGCACGCCGCGGCGCACGCCACGGCCCACGGCCCCGCCACGGTCGCGCAGGCCGATGTGGACGCCGCCGTCGCGCACGCCCTGTCGCCGTTCGGCAACGACGGGGAGAACCCCTACGCCCTCCAGCACGAGCTGCAGGAGGTCATGGGCGACCTGGTCGGCATCATCCGCACCGCCGCGGAGCTGGAGTCGGCGATCGAGCGGCTCGCCGTGATCCGGGAGAAGGTCGGGCGGGTCAAGGCGACCGGCGGCCGGCGGTACAACCCGGGCTGGCACCTGGCCCTCGACCTGCGCAACATGCTGGTGGTCTCCGAGTGCACGGCCCGCGCGGCCCTCGAACGCACCGAGAGCCGGGGCGGGCACACCCGCGAGGACTTCGGGAAGATGGACGCCAACTGGCGCAAGGTCAACCTGATCTGCTCGCTCGACGGCGACAAGGTCGCCCTCAACCCGCAGCCGCTGCCGCCGATGCCGCACGAGCTGCTGAGCCTGTTCGACACGTCCGAGCTGAAGAAGTACATGACCGCCGAGGAACTGGAGGGGCTCACCGATGGCAACTAA
- a CDS encoding (deoxy)nucleoside triphosphate pyrophosphohydrolase has product MIVGAAIVRDGRVLACARAEPPELAGRWEFPGGKVEPGELEVDALLREIDEELAVKVEVGERVGPDVLLPHGKAVLRVWLASLVEGEPQAVEHEELRWLAAGELDSVDWLPADAPIVEALRGYLVP; this is encoded by the coding sequence CTGATCGTCGGTGCGGCAATTGTCAGGGATGGTCGGGTGCTGGCCTGTGCCCGCGCCGAGCCTCCGGAGCTGGCCGGCCGGTGGGAATTCCCTGGTGGCAAGGTCGAACCCGGGGAACTCGAGGTCGACGCCCTGCTCCGCGAGATCGACGAGGAACTCGCCGTCAAGGTGGAGGTCGGCGAGCGGGTCGGCCCCGATGTGCTGCTCCCGCACGGCAAGGCCGTGCTCCGGGTCTGGCTGGCGAGTCTGGTCGAGGGCGAGCCGCAGGCCGTCGAACACGAGGAGCTGCGCTGGCTGGCCGCCGGCGAGCTGGACAGCGTCGACTGGTTGCCGGCGGACGCGCCGATCGTCGAGGCGCTCAGGGGGTACCTGGTGCCCTGA
- the cspE gene encoding transcription antiterminator/RNA stability regulator CspE, translated as MAVQGTVKWFNAEKGFGFISPDDGGADVFAHFSAIATSGYRSLDENQRVEFEITQGQKGPQADNIRPI; from the coding sequence ATGGCTGTTCAGGGCACTGTCAAGTGGTTCAACGCGGAGAAGGGCTTCGGCTTCATCTCTCCCGACGACGGCGGCGCCGACGTCTTCGCTCACTTCTCCGCCATCGCGACCAGCGGCTACCGTAGCCTGGACGAGAACCAGCGGGTTGAGTTCGAGATCACCCAGGGCCAGAAGGGCCCGCAGGCGGACAACATCCGCCCGATCTAA
- a CDS encoding DUF402 domain-containing protein, with the protein MTFETGQDILRRDVHRDGRIAWAQTARVVSDDERGVLTWTAAGSETMVRTTLAGDLIRRMTLAERSAVPTMLSPRPWRDTNVLILTPPGVAHSIWWFFDLAGTFLGWYVNLESPAVRWSGGLDATDFALDVRVEPDRSWAWKDEDEFAERTGHRAYWTAAEAPGIRAEGERLVALAEAGAYPFDGSLVDFRPDPSWKPSVLAPDWDITA; encoded by the coding sequence ATGACCTTCGAAACCGGACAGGACATCCTGCGACGGGACGTGCACCGCGACGGCAGGATCGCCTGGGCCCAGACCGCCCGGGTCGTCAGCGACGACGAGCGCGGCGTCCTGACCTGGACGGCGGCGGGCTCCGAGACCATGGTCCGCACCACGCTGGCCGGGGACCTGATCCGCAGGATGACCCTGGCCGAGCGGTCCGCCGTCCCCACCATGCTGAGCCCCCGACCGTGGCGGGACACCAACGTCCTGATCCTCACCCCGCCGGGCGTCGCGCACTCGATCTGGTGGTTCTTCGACCTGGCCGGCACGTTCCTCGGCTGGTACGTGAACCTCGAGTCGCCAGCCGTCCGCTGGTCCGGCGGACTGGACGCCACCGACTTCGCGCTCGACGTCCGCGTGGAGCCCGACAGGTCCTGGGCGTGGAAGGACGAGGACGAGTTCGCCGAGCGCACCGGACACCGGGCGTACTGGACCGCGGCCGAGGCCCCCGGGATCCGGGCGGAGGGCGAACGGCTCGTGGCACTCGCCGAGGCGGGGGCCTATCCGTTCGACGGGTCCCTGGTCGACTTCAGGCCCGACCCGTCCTGGAAGCCGTCGGTCCTGGCCCCGGACTGGGACATCACCGCCTGA
- the ychF gene encoding redox-regulated ATPase YchF, with translation MSLQIGIVGLPNVGKSTLFNALTKNNVLAANYPFATIEPNVGVVGVPDPRLAELAKIHSSQKLLPATVDFVDIAGLVRGASKGQGRGNAFLANIRDAAAICQVVRAFSDPNVVHVDGKVSPADDIETINTELILADLQTLEKALPRLEKEARMQKDKVPVVAAAKAATELLNDGTTLYAGAKAKGIETELLRELHLLTAKPFLYVFNVDETELGEEEFLQSLRDLVAPAEAIFLDAKIESELIDLPEEEARELLESVGQHEPGLNQLIRVGFATLGLQTYLTAGPKEVRAWTIPIGATAPEAAGVIHTDFQRGFIKAEIVSYDDLMAAGSMNAAKAAGKVRIEGKEYVMADGDVVDFRFNV, from the coding sequence GTGAGTCTTCAAATCGGGATCGTCGGCCTGCCCAACGTCGGCAAGAGCACCCTGTTCAACGCGTTGACGAAGAATAATGTCCTCGCCGCGAACTACCCTTTTGCCACGATTGAGCCGAATGTCGGCGTGGTCGGCGTGCCCGACCCCCGGCTCGCCGAGCTGGCCAAGATCCATAGCTCGCAGAAGCTGCTGCCGGCGACCGTGGACTTCGTCGACATCGCCGGCCTGGTCCGGGGCGCGTCGAAGGGCCAGGGCCGGGGCAACGCGTTCCTCGCGAACATCCGCGACGCCGCCGCGATCTGCCAGGTGGTCCGCGCCTTCTCCGACCCGAACGTCGTGCACGTCGACGGCAAGGTCTCGCCGGCCGACGACATCGAGACCATCAACACCGAGCTGATCCTTGCCGACCTGCAGACCCTGGAGAAGGCGCTGCCCCGGTTGGAGAAGGAAGCCCGGATGCAGAAGGACAAGGTCCCGGTGGTCGCCGCCGCCAAGGCCGCGACCGAGCTGCTCAACGACGGCACCACGCTGTACGCGGGCGCGAAGGCCAAGGGCATCGAGACCGAACTCCTCCGCGAGCTGCACCTGCTCACCGCCAAGCCGTTCCTCTACGTGTTCAACGTCGACGAGACGGAACTCGGCGAGGAGGAGTTCCTCCAGTCGCTCCGCGACCTGGTCGCCCCCGCCGAGGCGATCTTCCTCGACGCGAAGATCGAGTCCGAGCTGATCGACCTGCCCGAGGAGGAGGCGCGCGAGCTGCTCGAGTCCGTCGGCCAGCACGAGCCCGGCCTGAACCAGCTGATCCGGGTCGGGTTCGCCACCCTGGGGCTGCAGACGTACCTGACGGCCGGGCCCAAGGAGGTCCGCGCCTGGACGATCCCGATCGGGGCGACCGCGCCCGAGGCGGCCGGCGTGATCCACACTGACTTCCAGCGCGGCTTCATCAAGGCCGAGATCGTGTCGTACGACGACCTGATGGCCGCCGGCTCGATGAACGCCGCGAAGGCCGCCGGCAAGGTGCGCATCGAGGGCAAAGAGTATGTGATGGCCGACGGCGACGTGGTCGACTTCCGGTTCAACGTCTAG
- a CDS encoding Uma2 family endonuclease: MTQRVWDFDRITPEAGREAVALITRRWRPEDLSALPRTDDRYEILRGKLLVTKAASEEHQSWCAWAHDALRAAAPHGWRVHWSLGIAIDDDRLIPDLLVLSPEAPGAHRAYNLVTPALVVEVESDGTKGVDRTGKHEAYAFAGIRAYWRIERTGVLHVYRLQGSEYTEERVLRPGESATLDWPFPVTVSMP, encoded by the coding sequence ATGACGCAACGCGTGTGGGACTTTGACCGGATCACCCCCGAGGCCGGTAGGGAGGCAGTCGCGTTGATCACTCGACGCTGGCGCCCCGAGGACCTCTCGGCCCTTCCCCGGACCGACGACCGGTACGAGATCCTGCGGGGCAAACTGCTCGTGACCAAGGCGGCCTCGGAGGAGCACCAGTCCTGGTGCGCGTGGGCGCACGACGCGCTGCGGGCCGCCGCCCCGCACGGCTGGCGGGTGCACTGGAGCCTGGGCATCGCCATCGACGACGACCGACTCATCCCGGACCTGCTGGTCCTGTCCCCCGAGGCTCCCGGCGCCCACCGGGCGTACAACCTCGTCACCCCGGCACTGGTCGTCGAGGTCGAGTCCGACGGGACCAAGGGCGTGGACCGGACCGGCAAGCACGAGGCCTACGCGTTCGCCGGTATCCGGGCCTACTGGCGGATCGAGCGCACCGGCGTGCTGCACGTCTACCGGCTCCAGGGTTCGGAGTACACAGAGGAGAGGGTTCTGCGACCCGGCGAGTCCGCCACCCTCGACTGGCCCTTCCCCGTCACGGTCTCGATGCCCTGA
- a CDS encoding PH domain-containing protein encodes MANIVYDRKEQLSQIQSGLMPGEEIIAVYDAIGVGTGFIGLTNRRVIIQDKSFVGKKVAITSIPYSKISSVSVVSNKSWAGSYFSTGSIAVHVGTHTYEIDFRGADKSQHAHNVILHYIAR; translated from the coding sequence ATGGCCAACATCGTGTACGACCGCAAGGAGCAACTGTCCCAGATCCAGAGCGGGCTGATGCCCGGCGAGGAGATCATCGCGGTGTACGACGCGATCGGCGTCGGCACGGGCTTCATCGGGCTCACCAACCGCCGGGTGATCATCCAGGACAAGTCGTTCGTGGGGAAGAAGGTGGCCATCACCTCGATCCCGTACTCGAAGATCTCCAGCGTCAGCGTGGTCAGCAACAAGTCCTGGGCGGGGTCGTACTTCTCGACCGGCTCCATCGCCGTGCACGTGGGGACGCACACCTACGAGATCGACTTCCGGGGCGCGGACAAGTCCCAGCACGCCCACAACGTGATCCTGCACTACATCGCCCGGTGA
- a CDS encoding AlkA N-terminal domain-containing protein: MDLDFEQCYRTIETRDARFDGCFILAVRTTGIYCRPSCPAVKPKRQNVSFYPSAAAAQRGGYRACMRCRPDASPGSPDWDVRADLVGRALRLIGDGVVDRDGVPGLARRLGYTERHLNRLLTTELGAGPLALARAQRARTARTLIENTDLGLGEIAFAAGFGSIRQFNDTIREVYAVAPSHLRRDQRASGPGGLRLKLPYREPFDAKGMFDFLVGHAVAGVESTEGTYSRSLRLPHGTGRVELEPADGHVLATLTLADLRDLAPAVARCRRLLDLDADPAAVDAVLAADPVLAGSVRDNPGIRIPRAVDGFEVAVRAIVGQQISVAAACGVAAKLVRDGLFPDAPALLELPDEAFSMPVKRRETLRALAQAVVDGDVDLEPGADRDAAERALLAIPGIGPWTAGYVALRALGAPDVLLDTDLVIRRTAERLGITDLPTHAERWRPWRSYAMLHLWRLSWTTQ, translated from the coding sequence GTGGACCTGGATTTCGAGCAGTGCTACCGGACGATCGAGACGCGCGACGCGCGCTTCGACGGCTGCTTCATCCTGGCCGTGCGCACGACGGGCATCTACTGCCGGCCGAGCTGCCCGGCGGTGAAGCCCAAACGGCAGAACGTCTCCTTCTACCCCTCGGCGGCGGCGGCCCAGCGCGGCGGCTACCGGGCGTGCATGCGCTGCCGCCCGGACGCCTCGCCCGGCTCCCCGGACTGGGACGTCCGGGCCGACCTCGTCGGTCGGGCGCTGCGCCTGATCGGCGACGGCGTGGTGGACCGCGACGGGGTGCCGGGGCTGGCCCGCCGGCTCGGATACACCGAGCGGCACCTCAACCGGCTGCTCACCACCGAACTGGGCGCCGGCCCGCTCGCGCTGGCCCGGGCGCAACGGGCCCGCACGGCGCGGACCCTGATCGAGAACACCGACCTGGGCCTGGGCGAGATCGCGTTCGCGGCCGGGTTCGGCAGCATCCGGCAGTTCAACGACACGATCCGCGAGGTGTACGCGGTGGCGCCCTCCCACCTGCGCCGCGACCAGCGCGCCTCGGGCCCTGGCGGCCTGCGCCTGAAGCTGCCGTACCGGGAGCCGTTCGACGCGAAGGGCATGTTCGACTTCCTCGTCGGGCACGCCGTCGCGGGGGTGGAGTCCACCGAGGGCACGTACTCCCGGTCGTTGCGGCTGCCGCACGGTACGGGCCGGGTGGAGCTGGAGCCGGCCGACGGGCACGTGCTGGCGACGCTGACCCTGGCCGACCTGCGGGACCTGGCCCCGGCCGTGGCCCGCTGCCGCCGGCTGCTCGACCTCGACGCCGACCCGGCCGCCGTGGACGCGGTGCTCGCCGCGGACCCGGTGCTGGCCGGCTCGGTGCGCGACAACCCGGGGATCCGGATCCCGCGCGCCGTGGACGGCTTCGAGGTCGCGGTCCGCGCGATCGTCGGCCAGCAGATCTCCGTCGCCGCGGCGTGCGGGGTGGCGGCGAAGCTGGTCCGCGACGGCCTGTTCCCGGACGCCCCGGCCCTCCTGGAGCTGCCTGACGAGGCGTTCTCGATGCCTGTGAAACGTAGGGAGACCCTGCGCGCGCTCGCTCAGGCCGTGGTCGACGGCGACGTGGACCTGGAGCCCGGAGCGGACCGTGACGCCGCCGAGAGGGCACTGCTGGCCATCCCTGGCATCGGACCGTGGACGGCCGGCTACGTGGCGTTGCGGGCCCTCGGCGCCCCCGACGTACTGCTCGACACCGACCTCGTCATCCGCCGGACCGCCGAGCGGCTCGGCATCACCGACCTACCGACCCACGCGGAACGGTGGCGCCCCTGGCGCTCCTACGCGATGCTGCACCTCTGGAGGCTGTCATGGACTACACAGTGA
- a CDS encoding methylated-DNA--[protein]-cysteine S-methyltransferase, which translates to MDYTVIPTPAGPFTLVVDVDGVVLTSGFTTDLGELWPQVHPKLRPSGDLRERADLGDLNTVVDRYFEGEVTAIDKVEVRQRGGEFIGAAWDVLRTVTTPVTYSEFAALAGRPAAVRAAAQACARNAVALFVPCHRVIRTDGSLGGFRWGLKVKEQLLHHEAQIR; encoded by the coding sequence ATGGACTACACAGTGATCCCGACCCCCGCCGGCCCGTTCACCCTCGTCGTCGATGTCGACGGCGTGGTGCTGACCAGCGGGTTCACGACCGATCTCGGCGAGTTGTGGCCGCAGGTACACCCGAAGCTCAGACCCTCCGGGGACCTGCGCGAGCGGGCCGACCTCGGCGACCTGAACACGGTCGTGGACCGGTATTTCGAGGGCGAGGTCACCGCGATCGACAAGGTCGAGGTGCGCCAGCGCGGCGGCGAGTTCATCGGCGCGGCCTGGGACGTCCTGCGGACGGTCACCACCCCGGTGACGTACTCGGAGTTCGCCGCCCTGGCCGGCCGGCCGGCGGCGGTGCGGGCGGCGGCGCAGGCGTGCGCCCGCAACGCTGTCGCCCTGTTTGTCCCATGCCACCGCGTGATCCGGACCGACGGGAGCCTCGGCGGTTTCCGCTGGGGACTGAAAGTGAAGGAACAGCTACTTCACCACGAGGCTCAGATCAGGTAA
- a CDS encoding ABC transporter ATP-binding protein, whose amino-acid sequence MPTDDVTPRKPVRSLHNLWRLRQYVRPYVPVMALMVLAGLLGVGTSIMVPLLVRRVVDGPIRHGDSAGLLWLGLLALAFGVVESALILIRRWTQSGVTLRIEAAIRSDLYRHLQRLPVSFHDQWQSGQLLSRATSDLGIIRRFLAFGIIFLVVNTATFVTVVILLLQLYWPLGVLVALSAIPLFLTSRRFSRTYITMSRRVQDQGGDLATLVEESAVGIRAIKSFGRHRFMADRFDQASGSLRNTAIDRARMLSRFSPTFDSVSGVTLGVVLVAGVYAVSAGHMTIGGLVAFVSLQLMLVWPIETMGWIIANGQEAMTGADRLYDVFDTVPTVVDRPDAREVSPADVEGHLRFEDVRFGYPGVDQQILRGVDLDIRPGETVALVGLTGCGKTTLVSLVGRLYDVSAGRITLDGTDIRDLTLDSLRQSVSMAFEEPTLFSMSVRENVTLGVPDATDDDVAEALRVAQAEFVFDLPWGLATRVGEQGLSLSGGQRQRLALARAVLGRPRVLVLDDPLSALDVHTEALVEDALRQVLTGTTALLVVHRPSTVALADRVALLADGRIVAVGTHSELLATVPEYRAVLASAADETESVR is encoded by the coding sequence GTGCCGACTGATGACGTTACTCCCAGGAAACCAGTCCGCTCCTTACACAATCTGTGGCGCCTCCGGCAGTATGTGCGGCCGTACGTGCCGGTCATGGCGCTCATGGTGCTCGCAGGCCTCCTCGGTGTCGGCACCAGCATCATGGTCCCGCTCCTCGTCCGCCGGGTGGTCGACGGTCCCATCCGGCACGGCGACTCCGCCGGCCTGCTCTGGCTCGGCCTGCTGGCCCTGGCGTTCGGCGTCGTCGAGTCCGCGCTGATCCTGATCCGCCGGTGGACCCAGTCCGGCGTGACCCTGCGGATCGAGGCCGCGATCCGCTCGGACCTCTACCGGCACCTGCAACGGCTTCCGGTGTCCTTCCACGACCAGTGGCAGTCGGGCCAATTGCTGTCCCGGGCGACGAGCGACCTGGGCATCATCCGCCGGTTCCTCGCCTTCGGGATCATCTTCCTCGTGGTCAACACGGCCACGTTCGTGACGGTGGTGATACTGCTCCTCCAGCTGTACTGGCCGCTGGGCGTCCTCGTCGCCCTGTCGGCGATCCCACTGTTCCTGACCAGTCGCCGGTTCAGCCGCACCTACATCACGATGTCGCGCCGGGTCCAGGACCAGGGCGGCGACCTGGCCACCCTGGTCGAGGAGTCGGCGGTCGGCATCCGGGCGATCAAGTCCTTCGGCCGGCACAGGTTCATGGCCGACCGGTTCGACCAGGCCTCCGGCTCGCTGCGCAACACCGCGATCGACCGGGCCAGGATGCTGTCGCGGTTCTCGCCGACGTTCGACTCGGTGTCCGGGGTGACGCTGGGCGTCGTGCTCGTCGCCGGGGTGTACGCGGTGTCCGCCGGCCACATGACCATCGGCGGCCTGGTCGCGTTCGTGTCCCTGCAGCTCATGCTCGTCTGGCCGATCGAGACGATGGGCTGGATCATCGCGAACGGCCAGGAGGCGATGACCGGGGCCGACCGGCTCTACGACGTGTTCGACACGGTGCCGACGGTCGTCGACCGCCCCGACGCCCGCGAGGTGTCGCCGGCCGACGTCGAGGGGCACCTGCGCTTCGAGGACGTCCGATTCGGCTACCCGGGCGTCGACCAGCAGATCCTGCGCGGCGTGGACCTCGACATCCGGCCCGGGGAGACCGTGGCCCTCGTCGGGCTGACCGGCTGCGGCAAGACCACCCTGGTGTCCCTGGTCGGCCGGCTGTACGACGTGTCCGCCGGCCGGATCACCCTGGACGGCACCGACATCCGCGACCTGACCCTGGACTCGCTGCGCCAGTCGGTGTCGATGGCGTTCGAGGAGCCGACCCTGTTCTCGATGAGCGTCCGGGAGAACGTGACCCTCGGCGTGCCGGACGCGACCGACGACGACGTCGCCGAGGCGCTGCGGGTCGCGCAGGCCGAGTTCGTGTTCGACCTGCCCTGGGGCCTGGCCACCCGGGTCGGCGAGCAGGGGCTGTCCCTGTCCGGCGGCCAGCGCCAGCGCCTCGCCCTGGCCCGCGCCGTGCTCGGCCGGCCCCGGGTCCTGGTGCTCGACGACCCGCTGTCGGCGCTCGACGTGCACACCGAGGCCCTGGTCGAGGACGCGCTGCGCCAGGTCCTCACCGGCACGACGGCCCTGCTCGTCGTGCACCGGCCGTCGACAGTGGCCCTCGCCGACCGGGTCGCGCTGCTGGCCGACGGGCGGATCGTGGCCGTCGGCACCCACTCGGAGCTGCTGGCGACGGTCCCGGAGTACCGGGCCGTGCTGGCCTCCGCCGCGGACGAGACGGAGAGCGTGCGATGA